The nucleotide window CCGCGCGTAGAAGTACCGGCCGATGATCAGCGACACCCAGAAGCCGATGATCGGCGAGACGACCCACCAGGTGAGGATCTCGCCCATGACGGCGAAGTCCAGCACGCCACCGGCGAGCCCCAGCCCCGCGATCGCCCCGACGGCGGTCATCGAGGTCGAGGCCGGCACGCCGAAGATGTTCCCGACGAGGAGCGCGACGCCGATGAAGAAGAGGACCGCGATGGACGATTCGAGCGTGAACACGCCGGTGTCGACGACCAGTTCCGTTCCGAGTTTCGTCACGACGTTCCGGCCGATGGTCCAGGCGCCGATGAAGAAGAACACGCCCATCAGCCCCGCCGCGACCGTCTTCGAGATCGCGTCCGCGCCGACGGCCGGGCCGAACGCCGGGCCCGTCGTCGAGCCGCCGATGTTGTACGCGACGAACATCGCGACGAGGACGCCGACGACGAGCAGGAGTTCGACCATCAGTTGCCCCCGGTCTGGGTGTCGGAGCCCTCCTCGTCCTCCTTCACGTCTTCCTCCTCGGCCGCCTCCAACTGCTCTTCCAGCGTCTGTTCGACGGTTTCTTCGACCGTCTCACCGACCTTCTCCTCGACGGTTTCGTCGACCGTCTTTTCGACCGTTTCGCCGACGGTTTTCTCGACCGTCTCGCCGACAGTCTTCTCGACCGTCTCGCCGACAGTCTTCTCGACCGTCTCGTTGACTTTCTCCTCGACCGCTTCACCGACGGTTTCCTCGACGGTTTCACTGACGGTCTCGTCGACCGTCTTCTCTACCGTCTCCCCGACTGTCTTCTCGACGGTCTCGCCGACCGTCTCCTCGACCGTCTCCCCCACCGTCTTCTCCACCGTCTCACCGACCTTCTCCTCGACCGTCTCGTCGACGGTCTCCTCGACCGTCTCCTTGACCGCCGTCGTCATCCAGTCCGGGTCGAACCGGGCCATCTTCCAGACGACGTGGATGATGTACGAGATGAGGACGCCGAACCCGAACGCCAGCCCGATGGCGTTGCCGGCGATCATGATCAGGCCCACCGAGATCGCGATCAGCAGGCCGTACGTGAGGTCGACGATCGAGTCGACGCGGCTCGGATTCACTGTTCTCCCGGGGTGTTCTCGGGCCACTCGGTTGTGAGAGCGTTTCGCTGCCCACCAGATGATAGAGAATACACGTCTACCCGTCTAGAGTAACTCTCCGCTCAAGTACCTTGGCAAAGATGGCCGAAATCAGGCTGTAGGGTGCCACTTCTCCGCGCATCCCGGCTACGGTTCGGTGCTCCTCGTCGGCCCGTATTCGGCCGAACACCCCCGTCGTCCAACGATCGCCGGACGAACAGCTACTCGTCCTCGTCCGAGAGCGCGGTGACGAGCGGCGCGTCGACGGCCGGGTCGCGGTTCAGCGCCGTCCGCACGCCGAACGCCTCCGCGAGCGCGTCGTCGGCGAGCACCGCCTCGGGCGACCCGGTCGCGCGGACCTCGCCGTCGGCGAGGAGCACCAGTCGATCGCAGAAGCGCGCCGCGAGGTTGAGGTCGTGGATGGCCGCGAGCGCGGCCTTCCCGTCCGCGACGGCCTCTGCGACGAGCCCGAACGTCCGGAGCTGGTGGTTGATGTCGAGGCTCGCGGTCGGCTCGTCGAGCAGGAGCGCGGGCGTCTGCTGGGCGAGCGCACGGGCGAACAGCAGCCGCTGGCGCTCCCCGCCCGAGAGCGTCGTCACGGCCCTGTCCGCGAACTCGGCGACCTGCGCGCGTTCCATCGCCTCTCGGACGGCCTCGCGGTCCGCGCTGGTCGTCCGGCCGAACCGCGAGACGTACGGCGTTCGGCCCATCTCAACGGCCTGCTCGACGGTGAACTCGAACGAGAGGCCGGTGTCCTGCGGGACGGTCGCGACGAGCCGGGCGACCTCGCGGGCGGACAGCTCCGCGACGTCCGCGCCGTCGATCTCGACGGTCCCCGAATCGGGCGCGAGCGTCCCGTTGAGCGCCCGGAGGAGCGTCGTCTTGCCCGCGCCGTTCGGACCGACCAGCCCCACGAGTTCGCCCGCGTCGACCGAGACGGAGACGCCCTCGAGCACCGACTCGCCGCCGAGGGCGACGTGGAGGTCGCGCGCCCGGATCACAGCTCGTACACCTCCCGCTTCCTGAGGAGGTAGAGGAAGAACGGCGCGCCCGCGGCCGCGGTGACGATGCCGACCGGAACCTCCGCGGCGCCCGCCCGAGCGACCGTGTCGGCGGCGACGAGGAACGTCCCGCCGGCGAGCGCGCTGGTCGGCAGGAGGATGCGGTGGTCCGGCCCGACGACGAGCCGGAGGACGTGGGGGACGACGAGCCCGACGAAGCCGATGACGCCCGAGACGGCCACGGCGACGGCGGTGAGCACCGCCGAGACGGCGAGCAGCGACCGCTTGCTCCGCTCGACGTTCACGCCGAGCGCGCCCGCGTCGCCCTCGCCGAGCAGGAGGACGTTCAGGTCGCGCGCGTAGGTGAAGAGGACGAGCACGAGGACGGGGACGAGCAGGGCCACCGAGCCCACGTCGCCCCAGGTGGCGTTGTCGAGGTGGCCCATGAGCCAGTAGACGACTCGGCGCATCGACTCGCCCGAGCGCAGTAGCATGAACGAGACGACCGCACCGAGGAACGTCTGGACGGCGACGCCCGCGAGCAGCAGCGTCGCGACCGGCGTCCGGCCGTCGCGGGTGGCGACGAGGTAGACGCCGAAGCCGGCCGCGAGCGCCCCGACGAACGCCGCGCCGCGGAGGCCGATGCCGAACGGGAGCGCCAGCGGGGCGACGATGGCGAAGACGGCGCCGACGGCGGCGCCGGAGGAGACGCCGACGATGGAGGGGTCGGCCATCGGATTGCGGAAGAACCCCTGCATCACGGTGCCGGCGGCCGCGAGCGCGACGCCGACGAACGCACCGAGGACGATGCGGGGGAGGCGGACCTTCATCACGATGGCCTCGTGGGTCGAGGAGACGGGGAACGCGAACGGGTGGACGTAGCGGACGTCCATTCCGGTGCCGACGAGGCCGGCGTCGGCCGCGCCGGCGACGCGCTCGACGCTGACCGGCACCGCGACGTTGTTCGCGATCGCGGCCAGGACGGTTCGGGCGGGGATGGGGACCGGACCGACGCCGGCGCTCACGGTGACGACGGCCAACAGCGTGGCGAGAAGCGCCGCCGACCAGGCGCCCGTCCGGGCCCACACGCGCATGGATGAAAGGGGACTTGCTTTAGATAAATATTTATTGCTCTCCACGTTCCCGTTCGGTGTGCGACGATACACAGCGATCCTTCTGGCGACCGCCCTCGTGCTCTCGGGGGCGGTCCCGGCCGTCGCCGCCGGGGCCTCCGCCCCGACGGCTTCCGACGGGGTGGCGGGCGTGGACGCCCCGGCCGTCGGTGGCGACGCCCGGGCGGTCGACGGACAGTTCCGGACGAACGGACAGGCGGCCTCCTGCGAGTTCCCGTTCACCGCGACGGACGCGACGGGGACCGAGGTCACCCTCGAGGAACGGCCCGAGCGCGTGACGACGCTCAACCCCAGCGCCGCCCAGACGATGTGGGAGATCGGCGGGAAGGAGCAGGTCGTCGGCCTCACGCAGTACGCGCTGTACCTCGACGGCGCCGACTCGCGGACTAACGTCTCCGCGTCCGGCATGGGCGTGAGCGTGGAGGCGGTCGTCGGGACGAACCCGGACCTCGTGCTTGCGCCGAACGCCAGCTCCCCGGAGACCGTGTCGGCCCTCCGCGAGGCGGGCGTCACCGTGTTCCACTTCGCGGAGGCGACGAACGTCACCGACGTGCGGACGAAGACGACGCTCATCGGCCAGCTCACGGGCAACTGTCGGGGCGCCGCCGAGGCGAACGCGTGGATGGACGCGAACGTCGAGGCCGCCGGGACGGCGACCGCCGACGCCGAGCGCCCCACCGCGCTCTACCCGCTCGGCGGCGGGTACGTCGCGAACACCGGCACGTTCATCTCCGCGATGATCGAGGCCGCGGGCGCGGAGAACGCGGCCGGCCAGCGGGAGTTCTCGACGACCTACCCGCAGGTGAGCGACGAGGTCGTCCTCGAACTCTCGCCCGACTACCTCGTGCTCACGGACTCCACGACCTACCTCACCGAGCAGGAGCCCTACGCGAGCCTCGACGCCGTGCGGGAGAACAACACGGTGATGGTAGAGACGAATTACCTGAACCAGCCCGCGCCGCGCTCGGTCGTCTACGCGGTGCGGAACCTCACCGAGGGGTTCCACCCAGAGGCGGCCGCGAACGCCGAGTTCGTCGCACGGAGTGAGGTGAGCGTCGAGACCGCCTCGTCGACGGCGAGTCCGACGCCCGACGGGGAGACCGGCGACGCGACCGCCGAACCGACCGAGGAGCCGACCACGACCGACACGACCGCCGCCGGCTTCGGCGCGGCCGTCGCCACGCTGGCCCTGCTCGCGAGCGCGCTGCTCGCGCGACGCGGCCGGTAGCGGAGCCGCCCCGTTTTATACTGGACCTCCGCGCTCTAGGCCGTATGGCCGAGACACCTCGCGAGCGCCTCCGGGAGAACGCGACCGAGATCGCCGGGACGGTGGTGACCGGACTCTGGCTCGCAGCGCTGTTCACCGGGCAGAGCTGGTGGCTCGCCGCGCTCCTGATCGGCTACGTCGTCGTCGTTCCGCTCGTCGCGCTCCTCTTCGGCGACGAGGACGACGTCACAGAGTGGTGGGACGACGGGTGGGACGACCTCTGGTCGTGGGGCGACACGGAGTCGGACGAGCCGACCCGGACCGCCGACTCGGACCGCCCGAACAACCGCGACGCGCTGGCGACGCTCAGGGAGCGGTACGCGCGCGGGGAGCTCACGGACGAGCAGTTCGAGCGGAAGCTCGAGCGACTCCTCGATTCCGAGTCGCTCGAGGACGTCGAGGACAGGGCACACAGTAGGGAGCGAGGCATGCGCGAGCGCGAGCGTTCGTAGCTCCCTTGGTGCGGGGTTCAGCTCCCCCGCATCAACTCTCGGCCGGTGTGGCCGGGTACCGCCCAGAACCGGCCATGTTCGGCGAGTAAGCAGGGATTTTCGGCTGCTCTTGTACTCGACTGGGGTCGATTCTCGGACATGGACGATTATGACGTTCATCCCGTTTTCCGCCCGTCTCCTGGCCGTTCGTTAGCCATTCTCACGCCGAGGTAGGGTGATCGTAGGTCCTTCACGATAGAAACTACTCGATAACGAGTAAGGCTTTTCAACACCCCTCGTCTCCGTTCTAGTGATGAACGACATTACCTCCAAGAAAGCCCCTCCAACCGCGGGTGAACGATGATGTGGCAGGACCTGATCTTCCTCTGTGGCAGCGTCTTCTCGCTCCTCGTGCTCGTGCCGACCCTCCGCGACTCGATGGCGAACATCCCCCTCGGAACCTCCCTCCCGTCGGCGACGATCGGTATCATCTACGGGACGACGTTCTTCACCCTCGGGATGACGATGTCGGCCGTCGGGTCGCTCCTCACCGGCATCATGTGGAGCGTCATCGCGCTCCTCCGATCGCCCCACCCTCTCGACCACGTGTTCGATGCGGAGGACGAGGCGACGCCCCGTGCTGCACCCCCGAACGCCGACTGAAGCCGAGTAGACGCCGATCGCACGACGACCGATCGACCGGATCGACGCGTCCGTCCCTCCGTTCCCGGACTCGACGCCGAGGTCGATAGCACCCTTTTTCCGCCCGGCGCGCGCCCCTCCGGTATGGTCGAGAACGTCCTCTGGCCCGCGTACTTCGACGCGGCGCTCACCCGCGCGGAGGGGCGGCGCGTCTCCGAGGAGCAGGCAGTCGCGGAGCCGACGGTGGACGAGATCGCGAGGGCGGTCCAGCAGGTCGGCTACGACGCGACGATCGAACGGGACAAGACGTACTCGCGGGAGTACGAGGAGCGCGGGCGCGTGCTCGTCTCGGGCACCGAGGACACCGCGAAGAACGACCTCGTGCAGGCCGTCGCCGCCTACATCGGCATCCTCAGGGGCGAGTGATGCGCCGGGTCGGCGAGGTGGTCCGGACCGCCCAGGGGCTCGCCGTGCTGCGCGTGCCCGACGGGGAGGACCCCGCGGACATCGGCACGATGGTGCTCGACGACTCGCTCACGACCGTCGGGCGCGTGGTCGACGTGTTCGGACCCGTGACGCATCCGTACGTCGCGGTGACGCCGAAGGACTCGACGGCGCTCGCGGAGCTGCTCGGGCAGTCCCTGTACGCGCGCTGAATTTCTCCGATTCGCACCGCTGTCTGTCGGTTTCGCTCCACTTCGAACGGACGATCGGTTTCGGTGGAGGGGGCGCTGATCGCACCGCGGGTGAAAGGGCCTCGGCCGTGCCGTCACGCCCGCCCAGAAATCCGCCGGTGACGCGGTCAGTCCTCCAGGTCGATCCCCTCCCGGAACTCCTCGAACGCGTGGTCCAGCTCCCGCTGGATCGCATCCCGTTCCGCTGCGGAGAGCTCGCGCTTCTCCTGTGCGGCCAGTATCCCTCGCGCGATCATCTCGTCGTTCATCCGCATCGACGGTCCGGCGAAGTTCGTCGAGAGGTCCTGTCGGTCCCGCGCCATCTGGTTCCAGACGCCGCCCTCCGTGTAGAGGTACGTGAACACGAGCGTCCCGACGCTGATGACGGCGATGAGCGGCCAGGCGTACTCGCCGTGGCCGTACTGTCGGAGCGTGAGCGTCGCGGTCGAGATGCCGGTGAGCCCGAGCATGGCCAGCCGGATCATCCCGGAGACGCCGTCGACCCTGGCCAGCCAGCGGGCCGCGAGCTTGACCCACCACCGTGTCGCAGTCATGGATTCACCCGACGAAGGCGTGCCGCCCGTAAATACTGTCCGTCGTCGTCCCGCCATCGCCCCGCCGTCGTGAGGGCGACGACGCACGCGCCGGAAATCCGCTCCGTTAGCCTTTACCTCCGGCGACCCAATCCGTCGGTAATGGCACGAGCAGCCGAGCGGGCCGACCTCGAACCCGTCATCGGGCTGGAGGTCCACGTCCAGCTCGAGACGGACACGAAGGTCTTCTGTGGATGCTCGACCGAGCCCGCGGAGGACGAGGCCCCGAACACGCGCGTCTGCCCCGTCTGTCTGGGGCTCCCCGGTTCCCTCCCTGTCCTCAACGAGGCCGCCGTCGAGGCCGCCGTCAAGGTTGGGAAGGCCCTCGAGGCCGACATCCCCGAGGAGACCCGCTTCCACCGGAAGAACTACTACTACCCCGACCTGCCGAAGAACTTCCAGATCACCCAGTACGACGCCCCCCTGTGTGCCGACGGTCGACTGGAGTTCTCGACCGAGGGCGAGCGCCGGACGGTGAACGTCCGCCGCGCCCACCTCGAGGAGGACCCCGGTAGCCTCCGGCACGTCCGCGAGGGAACCGAGTCGATCGACGTCCGCACCACTTCGGTCGACCGCGCCGACTACACGCTGATCGACTACAACCGCGCCGGCACGCCGCTGATGGAAGTCGTCACCGAACCTGACTTCCGCGACCCGGGCGAGGTCCGCGCCTTCCTCGAGAAACTGGAGGAGGTGCTGGAGTACCTCGGCGTGTTCGACGCCTCGCGCGACGGCAGCCTCCGCATCGACGCGAACCTCTCGATGGTCCCCGCCGACGAGATCGACGAGGACGGCACCATCGCCGAATCGACCCTCGAGTCCGCGAACCGGACCGAGGTGAAGAACATCTCCAGCCACAGGGGGGCCGAGAAGGCGCTCTCGTACGAGGAGAGCCGCCAGCGCCGGCTCATCCAGTCGGGCGGCGCCGTCGAACAGGAGACGCGCCACTTCAACGAGACCCACGGCAACACCGTCTCGATGCGCTCGAAGGAGGCGGAGAAGGACTACCGCTACTTCGCCGAGGCGGACCTCCCCCCGCTGCAGGTGTCGGGCTGGAAGGAGGAGATCCCCATCCCCGAACTCCCGGACGCCCGGCGCGCCCGCTTCCGCGAGGAGTACGGCCTCGACGCGGAGGCCGCCTCGAAGCTCACCTCGCGCAAGGCGGTCGCCGACTTCTACGAGGAGGTCGCCGCCGAGTTCGACCCGGACCTCGCCGCGACGTGGGTCGCCGACAACCTGCTCGGCGAACTCAACTACCGCGACATGGCCGTCGAGGACGTGACCGACCGCCTCGACGAGTTCACGCGCCTGGTCGAACTCGTCGCCGAGGACGAGGTGACGACCAAGAACGCCGAGGAGACGGTGCTGCGAACGATGCTCGACGAGGGGCTCGACCCCGACGAGGTGATCGAGCGGGAGGGCCTCGGCAAGGCCGACGACGACCAGGTCACCGACGCCGTCGACGCGGCGATCGAGGACAACCCCGACGCCGTCGAGGACTACCACGGCGGCGACGAGGGCGCGGTCAACTTCCTCGTGGGCCAGGTGATGGCCGCGACCGGCGGGTCGGCGGACCCCGGAACGGTGAACCAGTTGCTCCGCGAACGGCTGGACGACTAACGCCCCGTCGAACCCCCCGATTCGGGGATACTCTCCCGTGAAAGAGACGCTTGGTGGATCTGCGTATTGACTACTGCCAAGCACTACTCGGTTTCTCGTCTCTGGCGGCTCCTGATCCTGTGAACGAACACCTCCTAATCGAGCAACGACGCCGCGGCTGCAACCAGTTCCCCGTTGTCTTTGGCTGGACGACCG belongs to Halorarum halophilum and includes:
- a CDS encoding SHOCT domain-containing protein, whose protein sequence is MAETPRERLRENATEIAGTVVTGLWLAALFTGQSWWLAALLIGYVVVVPLVALLFGDEDDVTEWWDDGWDDLWSWGDTESDEPTRTADSDRPNNRDALATLRERYARGELTDEQFERKLERLLDSESLEDVEDRAHSRERGMRERERS
- a CDS encoding heme ABC transporter ATP-binding protein, translated to MIRARDLHVALGGESVLEGVSVSVDAGELVGLVGPNGAGKTTLLRALNGTLAPDSGTVEIDGADVAELSAREVARLVATVPQDTGLSFEFTVEQAVEMGRTPYVSRFGRTTSADREAVREAMERAQVAEFADRAVTTLSGGERQRLLFARALAQQTPALLLDEPTASLDINHQLRTFGLVAEAVADGKAALAAIHDLNLAARFCDRLVLLADGEVRATGSPEAVLADDALAEAFGVRTALNRDPAVDAPLVTALSDEDE
- the srp19 gene encoding signal recognition particle subunit SRP19, which encodes MVENVLWPAYFDAALTRAEGRRVSEEQAVAEPTVDEIARAVQQVGYDATIERDKTYSREYEERGRVLVSGTEDTAKNDLVQAVAAYIGILRGE
- the btuC gene encoding vitamin B12 ABC transporter permease BtuC, which gives rise to MRVWARTGAWSAALLATLLAVVTVSAGVGPVPIPARTVLAAIANNVAVPVSVERVAGAADAGLVGTGMDVRYVHPFAFPVSSTHEAIVMKVRLPRIVLGAFVGVALAAAGTVMQGFFRNPMADPSIVGVSSGAAVGAVFAIVAPLALPFGIGLRGAAFVGALAAGFGVYLVATRDGRTPVATLLLAGVAVQTFLGAVVSFMLLRSGESMRRVVYWLMGHLDNATWGDVGSVALLVPVLVLVLFTYARDLNVLLLGEGDAGALGVNVERSKRSLLAVSAVLTAVAVAVSGVIGFVGLVVPHVLRLVVGPDHRILLPTSALAGGTFLVAADTVARAGAAEVPVGIVTAAAGAPFFLYLLRKREVYEL
- a CDS encoding H/ACA ribonucleoprotein complex subunit GAR1, producing MRRVGEVVRTAQGLAVLRVPDGEDPADIGTMVLDDSLTTVGRVVDVFGPVTHPYVAVTPKDSTALAELLGQSLYAR
- a CDS encoding PGF-CTERM-anchored ABC transporter substrate-binding protein — translated: MRRYTAILLATALVLSGAVPAVAAGASAPTASDGVAGVDAPAVGGDARAVDGQFRTNGQAASCEFPFTATDATGTEVTLEERPERVTTLNPSAAQTMWEIGGKEQVVGLTQYALYLDGADSRTNVSASGMGVSVEAVVGTNPDLVLAPNASSPETVSALREAGVTVFHFAEATNVTDVRTKTTLIGQLTGNCRGAAEANAWMDANVEAAGTATADAERPTALYPLGGGYVANTGTFISAMIEAAGAENAAGQREFSTTYPQVSDEVVLELSPDYLVLTDSTTYLTEQEPYASLDAVRENNTVMVETNYLNQPAPRSVVYAVRNLTEGFHPEAAANAEFVARSEVSVETASSTASPTPDGETGDATAEPTEEPTTTDTTAAGFGAAVATLALLASALLARRGR
- the gatB gene encoding Asp-tRNA(Asn)/Glu-tRNA(Gln) amidotransferase subunit GatB — encoded protein: MARAAERADLEPVIGLEVHVQLETDTKVFCGCSTEPAEDEAPNTRVCPVCLGLPGSLPVLNEAAVEAAVKVGKALEADIPEETRFHRKNYYYPDLPKNFQITQYDAPLCADGRLEFSTEGERRTVNVRRAHLEEDPGSLRHVREGTESIDVRTTSVDRADYTLIDYNRAGTPLMEVVTEPDFRDPGEVRAFLEKLEEVLEYLGVFDASRDGSLRIDANLSMVPADEIDEDGTIAESTLESANRTEVKNISSHRGAEKALSYEESRQRRLIQSGGAVEQETRHFNETHGNTVSMRSKEAEKDYRYFAEADLPPLQVSGWKEEIPIPELPDARRARFREEYGLDAEAASKLTSRKAVADFYEEVAAEFDPDLAATWVADNLLGELNYRDMAVEDVTDRLDEFTRLVELVAEDEVTTKNAEETVLRTMLDEGLDPDEVIEREGLGKADDDQVTDAVDAAIEDNPDAVEDYHGGDEGAVNFLVGQVMAATGGSADPGTVNQLLRERLDD